The Candidatus Hydrogenedentota bacterium genome segment CCAGGCAGCGCCCGTCACTTCTGTCGCCGGCAACGTAATCACGGCGGTCGTGCCGCGCGCAGCGGACCTCGAAACGCCCGTCCACAGCGCGGCAGCGGATGTTCGCGTCGAGATTCTGGCTACGGGCGAGTCTGACGAGGTCCCCAAGGGGTTCACGTATCTGGGTCCTGAAGTGGTCTCGCTTGCTCCGGCAGACGGTCCCGCGACGGGCGGCACTCAAGTGGTCCTTGAAGGCAGCGGCTTCGACTCGAACGGCACGGAAGTGTCTTTCGGCGGCGCCGCGCTGCTCGCGGGTTTTGTTACGCCCAACGCGCTGGTCGGAACGACCAGCGCCAGTGACCCCGGGATGGTGGACGTCGAAATGCTCACCGCAAACAACTTCACGGGCGGCATAGCCAATGCCTATACGTACGCGCCGTCCGCTGCGCCGGTACGAAGCCCGTTTTTCTCGGGAGGTGCATCTCTCACCATCGATGCGGCTATCCTCACGGCGTCCCCGGATGCCGGCGCGTCCGGTTCACCGGACGGCGGGCCTCTTTCTCATGAGGGAAGAAACGTTGTGCTCACGGGACAGGGCTTCACCGGCGTGTCCGCCCTGACCCTGGTGTTCGGCGATGGCGCCGTGGCCACGCTCGCCGAAGGGACCGATTTCGTGGCCGAGGACGACGGCCGCATCGTCTTGCGGATTGCGCCCGCTCGTTTGGCTGAATTGCGGAAGGAAGCCGGGCTTGACGAGGCCCTGCCGGCTGGTTCCGTGACCCTGATAGCCGAGACGGCCGCGGGCACGGCGACGATCGAAGACGCCTTTGCCGCCGGCGCCGCCGAGGGCGAACTGGCCGTCACCGGCATTTCGCCTGACGGCGCGTGGGTCATCGGTGGCCTTGTGGCCGAAATCACGGGGCAAAACTTCGGCGGCCCCGAGGCCATGACGGCGGCGTTCGAGTACGCCGCGCCTATTGCTGGCGCCGGTGACAGGGATGCGTTCGCCGCGGAGTCCGTCACCGTTCCTCTCGAGATTCTGACCGGGGCGGCCTATCCGAACAGCTCGACGAAGTTGTATGTCCGGATTCCGGCTCTGCCGGGTGTCACGGATGCATGGCCGGCATCCGTGGCCGTAGACCGATTGCTGGTCACGAAAGACGGAACAGGGGAAGCCAGCCTCTCGAAACAAGGCGGGGAAGAAGGGGCGCCGCTGTTCACATACTACCGATGGCGGCGGGATGCGAACGGTGTCACAACCACGGCCTTCTATTACGACAACGCGCCGGGCGCGACAGACCGCCAAATCGTTCTTGACAGCGGCGCCAGCGCGGCGGCCCTGAGCATTCCGCCTCTCGCTGGCGGCTTCTTTGACTCGGGCCGTGGGGACAGCCCGGAACATGTCTATGTGTTGGCTCGAGCGGGACACGACGAGAAAGCCTTCGGCACGATTGATTTTGCGGATTTGCCGGGCGCGCCAATCGCTGACGCTTGGGTGTTCGACATTCATCTGTACACGGATGCAGCGGCAGCGCCCGCAAACGGCATCTTGTATCAGGAGATCGCGCCCGAGTTCGCGGTACCGGCCGACACGGACGGAACACAGGTGGAACCTGCACGGTTGACCATCCCGATGGACGCTACGCAATTGACTGCCGGCGATATCCGGGCTGGAACGGTAACGGTGTACGGCCAGCCCTGCAGTCTGGGAGATCTCTCCGCGCCATACGCAGCTTCCGCGACGAGTCCGAACGGAGAAAGCGTGTACCACTCGACGGTCCTGGAGAGTTTCGGCGGGATGCCCGAGTTCTTCCCGGACGCCGCGCCGGCCGCGGATGAGCAGGCCGTCGAACACGTGCGGGCGCGCCTGTACGGTTTTGGCGCAGTGACCTTGCGCCAGGGCGATGCCGCGCCGCCCGAACCGGTTCTGACCTCGGCCCGTCTTGTCAGCGGCGGCTCCGCGCAAGGTTCCCTCGAAGGAGGAACAGAGATAGTTGTCTTTGGCGCGGGCCTGGGATGGATTAAGACGGTCGAGTTTGGCGGAGGGGACAAAGCTCTCAAGCTGGCGGCTATCAGCGGCGATGGCGACAACGAGTTCGCGGTGCGGGTTGTGTCGCCGGAAGTCAGTTCCCCCGGCGCGGTCGACATCCGAATCACGACCGTCGCGGGCAAGCAAGCCGTGTTGAAAAACGCCTTTGTCTATAAAGACACCACGACCAGCGTGGTGACGCTCTTGCTCGGGTTGGGCGTGGCCCTGATTGGGCTGTTTTCGGGCGGTCAGGGCGGCGGCGGCGGCGGGCCGTGCTTTATTGCTACGGCCGCTTACGGAACCCCGCTGGATGGTCACATCGAGGTGCTGCGCACCGTCCGTGATACGTATCTGCTGGATAGCGCGCTGGGCACCGCGTTCGTGGACGCCTACTACAGCGTGAGCCCGCAGGTAGCAAGCGCCGTTGCCAAGAGCCCGGTGCTCACGGCGCTCGTTCGCATCGCGCTGGTGCCGGTGATAGCGTTTTGCAGGCTGGTCATGGCCATGCCGCATTTCACAGCGGGCGCGGCTATGCTGGCCATGGCAGGCGTTGCGCTGCGCAGGATGCGGCGAAGAGTCCGAAAAACCTGACGTTCAATACCGCGCGTTTGGAGAATGCTCCGGCGGGTCCTGCGAAAGGCCCGCCGGAGCTCTCTGTTTCTGTGGGGGCGCAACCCCAGGCAGCAGACGCGCACTCATGTACCCCGCAATCCCTGGTTCAACACAATCTATAGTGGCGGCTCCTGGTAAAGGCACCATACACCACAATATAGGGCGCTACATGCGGCCTGTGCCCCAATCTGTGGACAACGCCGCTCGGTGGCGGGTGGAGGCCCAACAAATAGGATGCGATTCGTTGACAACCTCTATATGTTGTGGTATTTTGCAGTCCGACAGGGAATGGGTGGTGAATTGTGTTTGCTTGCGGCGTTGGAGCTGCGAAAGGGACCAAGTATGACTGTAGACACGATCGTCAATCTGGCGCAGCAAGCCATGCTGGTCACGCTGTTGACGGCGGCGCCCATGCTGCTTTCAGGCATGCTTATCGGCCTGTTAATCAGTATATTTCAATCAGTTACACAGATTCAGGAGATCACGCTGACCTTTGTTCCGAAGATAGTGGTTGTGCTGGTGGCGTTTGTGGTTTTCCTGCCGTGGATGATTGGAGTCGTGATGGGGTTTGTCCAGCCACTGATAGGCAACTTCAACGAGCTCGTCCTGTAGGTCATGCTATTCGAAGCGGAGGTATTCAAAGTATTTGTGCTGGTGATGATACGCATCAGCGGGCTCATGGTGTCTGCCCCCGTCCTGGGGTCGGCAAACTTTCCGGCGCGGGCGAAAATCGGTCTGGCTGCGTTGATCGCGTTTCTCGTCACTCCAACGATCGCACAACTCCATGAACCTCTGGGGGATGATTACTTGACGCTGGGGTTGGCGGCCACGTTCGAGCTCGCCATCGGGCTTCTGATGGGTTTTTTCATGACGCTGGTGTTCGCGGCGGTCCAGGTCGCGGGCCAGATGATTGATATGCTGAGCGGGTTTTCGCTGATGAACGTGTTCAACCCGGCTTTAGAGACACAGGTCCCCATATTCGGGTTCTTTCTCTACATCGTTGCCGCCCTGTACCTTCTTGCGATCGATGGGCATCTGCTGATGATTCGCGCGATTGTGCGCACTTTCGAGACCATGCCGCTGGGCGAGGCGACAATGCGGCCGGAGGTCTTGGGTCAACTGAGCCGTTGGGGCAGCCTGATGTTCGTTGACGGATTGTTGATCGCCGCTCCGGTGGGGGGGGCGCTGCTGCTTGCCTACGTCACGATGGGGCTGATGGGACGGGTGGTGCCCCAGATACATCTTTTCGTGGTCGGTTTTCCGTTTACCATCGCCTTGGCTCTTCTGATAACGGCCCTGTTCATAGGGGTTTACATAGAGCTGCTCGATCGCATGTTCCACCAGATGTTCCAAGGAGTTTCGATGTTGGTTCGAGGAGTAACGTAGACCAGCCATGCCCGAGCAAACCGGAGGCGAAAAAGTTCTTCCCCCGTCCGCGCGCAAGATTACGAAGGCGCGCGAGGAAGGGAGGGTGGCGCGCAGCCAGGATCTGAGTTCCGCGTGGTCGCTGTTCGTCGCGCTGCTGGCGCTGTACTTCCTTGGTTCGGGCATCGCGGCCGGGATGGTGTCGGTAACGCGCCATTACTTCGGCGAGACCACTACGCTCGTGAGAGAGCTCGATAATCCACAGTGGGTTGCGCTGGACGCATTGGCGCACATGGCCCGTTTCCTGCTTCCGTTCATGGTGATTCTGCTTGCAGGTGGTTTGGCCATGAACCTGCTGCAGGTGGGGTTTCTGTTTGCTCCGGCGGCTCTGAAGCCCAACTTGGAGAAACTGAACCCGTTCACGGGATTCCAGAAGTTTTTCAATGTGCGTTCGCTTGTAGAGCTGGCCAAATCGGTCTTCAAACTGGCGGCCATCAGCCTCATCGTTTATGCGACGTTTCGCAGCCGCTGGCAGGACATTCTGTCGTGGCCCGGCCTTACGCCGGTCGGGATTGTGAGCGCTATGGCGTCGCTGATCGGGCTGGTGTGGCTTCGCGTGGTGCTGGCTATGCTGGTGCTGGGCATTCTCGACTACGGGTATCAGCGTTGGCAATACCTGCAAGAACTGCGCATGACTGTGCAGGAGGCGCGCGAAGAAGCCAGGGAAATCGAAGGCGACCCCCGCATACGGCAACGTATCCGGCACATCCAGCGGCAGATGGCCATGCAGCGAATGATGCGTGAGGTGCCAAAAGCGGACGTTGTCGTGACGAACCCCGTTCGTTTTGCCGTCGCGCTGCGGTACAACGCACGCGAGATGGAAGTGCCGGTGGTTACGGCGAAAGGCGCGCGGCTGTTGGCGGAACGCATTCGGGAGATCGCCATGGAGCACAACGTGCCCATCGTGCAGAAGCCTGAACTGGCCCGAATGCTGTATAGAACGATCGAGGTTGGCCAGCCGGTGCCCGAGAACCTCTTTGTTGCGGTTGCGGAGGTCTTGGCCTTTGTGTTCGAGATCGATCGGCGCGCCGAGAAAATCAGAGAACGGGCCGGAATCCTGAACGTGTTCCGGCGGCAGCGGGCAGCAAGCTAGGAAAGGAACGGAATCGTTAGATGGCGGTAGTGCCGCAAGAGATGGGGCAGACGCGGTGGTCGTTCGCCCGCAACCAGGATATCATCCTGGCTGTTGCGGTGATGGGCGTTCTCGCTGTGCTGGTGATCCCTATCCCCACGCCGTTGCTCGACATGCTCCTTGCCATAAATATTTCCCTCTCGGTAGTTGTGTTGTTGACCGCAATCTACCTGCAGCACCCGGTCGATTTTGCCGTGTTCCCGTCGCTGCTGCTGATGCTGACGCTGTTCCGCCTGAGTCTGAACGTGGCAGCGACACGCCTGATTCTCAGCCAGGCCAACGCGGGCGCGATCATCAACGCATTCGGGAGTTTCGTAACCAGCGGCAGCTACATCGTCGGGATGATCATCTTCGTCATCCTGATCGTCATTCAGCTGGTGGTGATCACGCGGGGCGCCACGCGCATCTCGGAGGTCGCGGCCCGTTTCACGCTGGACGCCATGCCCGGCAAGCAAATGGGGGTGGACGCAGACCTGAACGCCGGGCTGATCACGGAAGACCAGGCCCGGTCCCGCCGCCGCCGCATCGAGCAGGAAGCCGATTTCTACGGGGCCATGGACGGCGCCACGAAGTTTGTGCGCGGCGACGCCATCGCCGGGGTGATTATCACACTGGTCAATATCATTGGGGGGCTGATCATCGGGGTCTTGATGCAGGGCTACACACTGTCCGAGGCGGCCCAAATCTATACCCAGCTCACGGTGGGCGACGGGCTGGTCTCGCAGATTCCCGCGTTGATCGTATCCATGGCGGCCGGTCTCATCGTTACGCGAACAGCGACTCAGGAGAACCTGGGAGTGGATATAGGAGCGCAGCTGGGGGCCTATCCCCGGGCGCTCGGTATCGCCGCCGGCCTCCTGGTGCTGTTTGCAGTCGTGCCCGGCATGCCCACGATTCCCTTCATGGTGGTAGGCGTCGTACTGGCGATTCTGTCGTATCAGACCCGGAAAGCCATTTTCCGGAGAGCGGCGCTCAAGGAAGCTCGCGAGCTGGCGAAAGAGGAACCCGGTCCGGAAAAAGCGCCTGAGCGCGCGGAACATCTCCTGCCCGTCGACCCGCTGAAAATCGAGTTGGGATACGGGCTGATCGCGTTGGCTGATCCGAAACAGGGAGGCGACCTTCTCAACCGCATTCAGATCATCCGCCAGCAGATGGCCACGAGGATGGGTTTCATTGTGCCGGTCGTGCGAATTGTTGATAACATGAGGCTGCGGCCCAACGAATACCGCGTCAAGCTCCGGGAAGCCGAGATCGCGCGCTATGAGATGGTCCCGGACCATTTCCTGGCCATGAATCCGGGGATCGTCGAGGAGGAAATCACCGGGATCCCGACGACCGAGCCGGCCTTTGGCCTCCAGGCGGTGTGGGTGAGCGCCGAGAACCGCGACCGCGCCGAGCGCATGGGGTATACCATCGTCGAGCCGTCGGCCGTGCTGGCGACGCACCTGACCGAACTGATCACGGCGCACGCCCCCGAGTTGTTGTCGCGGCAGGACGTGCAGAACCTCGTAAACGTGGTGCGCGAGTCGGCCAGCACGGTGGTCGAGGAACTGGTCCCCACCATCCTCACGCTGGGCGAGATCCAGAAAGTGCTGCAAAACCTGCTTCGCGAACGGGTGTCGATCCGCAATCTCGAGACGATACTTGAGGTCCTGGCAGATTTTGGCCCGCGAACGCGCGACGCGGAAGTGTTGACCGAATACGCGCGGCAAGCCCTTGCGCGGCAAATCTGCGCGGAGTTTGCAGACGAGCAGAACGCGCTGCATCTGGTCACGCTGGCGCCCGAGTTGGAGCGGGAAATTCTCGAGGCGGTCCGGCGGTCGGAAACGGGCGAATACATACCGCTTGCGCCCGCGCGGGCGGACGAGATCGCGCGGAATACGGTGCGGGCGGTTCAGCCACTTGTTTTGAGCGGGCAAGACCCGATCGTGCTGACGTCGGCATCGGTCCGGCGTTATTTCCGTCGTATTGTGGAACGGTTTCTGCCGCGTATCGTCGTGCTTTCGTACAACGAGATCGACCCGGCTGTGCGGCTCGATAGCGAAGGGCAAGTGAATGGATAAAGAAACGCAGGGTTTTCACAAATTCAGAGCCCCCACGTTCGAAGAGGCGTTGCGGCAGGTTCGGTCGATATTGGGGGAATCGGCGGTCGTGCTGCGCACCACGCAGGTGAAGGAGGGCGGGCTCTTCGGCTTTTTCGGAGAGCCTCTGATTGAACTGACCGTGGCCGGCGCTCCAGCGGCAACCCCTGAACCGGGCGGGCGAATCGAGCTGCATTCCCGGCCGCCCAGCCCTGTCGAGCGGCGCTACAAGGCCCATTCTCCGATGGGTTCGGACCAGCGCGTGCGGGATACCGTCGAGTTCTGCCGCGAACTGGTCAACAAGACTCAATCGCGTGCTGAGGCGCGGCGAGAACGCCCGGACGCGCCTGTTCGCCGCCCCGTGACACTCGACACTGCCGCGCGCAGCGAACCATCTGTGCGGCACACGAAATTGGCTGATGGTTTCCGGTTCAAACGGGAGGAACAACCCCGGCCGGAGCGTCGAACGCCGTCCGCGTTGACTTCCGAGGGCAACGCCGCCATCGCGCCGTCCCGCTTCACCCGGCTGCACGGAAAACCGTCTGGAACAAATGGTGATACCGCGCGCGACGACGTGCGGGAACTGTTGCGGGTGTTGGAGGGCGGTTCTTCAAGTGCGGGGTTGCCGACCGAGTTGGCGCCCCACTACCGGCGTCTCATCGAAGCGGGTGTCTCGCCCGGCCTGGCTGCGTCGTTGCTCGGGGCGACTGTCAAAGGATGTAACGTAGGGGTCCTTCGCGACGAGCGCGTGCTCCGAGAGCGGTTGCGTCTGGAGCTGCGCCTGCGGGTGGCCGTCAAGGGCGGGATTTCGGTCGGCCGGGACGGTTGCGCGGTGGTCGCGCTCGCGGGCCCGACAGGAGTCGGGAAGACCACTACCCTCGCGAAGCTGGCGGCCCAATTTGCCGTGAGGGAGCGGCATCAGGTAGCCTTTGTGACCGCGGACACGTACAGAGTGGCTGCTCCGGATCAGTTGCGCGTGTATGCCGACATTATCGGACTTCGCATGAAGGTCGTGAACGAGCCCGCGGAAATGCGCGCGGCGATCAAGGAGCTTCGCGGGTACGACCTGGTGTTGATCGATACTGCGGGGAGCAGTCCGTTCAACTGCGGGCAATTGGACGAGTTGCAGCGTATGATGGAGGCCGCCGAGCCGTCCGAGATTCTGCTTGCGGCCGCCGCGAACACGCCGCTGGACGATTTGCGGCACATTTGGGAGAATTTCGGAAGGATCGGGCCGACGTCTCTCGTGTTTACAAAGATTGATGAAACCCGGCGGTTTGGGGCAATGTATTCGGTGGCCATGGAGACCGGGTTGCCGTTGAGTTACCTCAGTGTCGGGCAGAACGTGCCTGATGATATTGTGTTGGCGGAACCCGCGATGGTGGCAAACCTCGTACTGGAAGGCAGGGACCGAAGTGGCAGATCAAGCAGAACAGCTTCGTGAATATGTTCGGGGCAGCAAGCAGCAGGCGCGCGTTTTGGCGGTTACCAGCGGCAAGGGGGGCGTTGGAAAGACGGGCACCAGCGTGAATCTCGCTATCGCGTTGGCCATGCGCAAGAAGGAAGTCGTGGTACTGGACGCCGATCTTGGACTGGCGAACGTCGAGGTGCTGCTGGGGCTGAACTCGCTGTACAACCTGCAACACGTGATCCACGGCGAGCGTTCGATGCTCGAGGTGCTGGTGGAGGGGCCCGGGGGCATCAAGATCATTCCGGGCAGTTCCGGCATCGCCAAACTTGCCGACTTGGGCCCGAACGCGCGGCAGCGGATTATTGACGGGTTGCAGGGCCTCCAGGAACATGCGGATTTCATAATTGTCGACACGATGGCGGGGATCAGTCAAAATGCCGCCGGTTTTGCCGCCGCCGCGGACGAGATCCTGCTCGTGGTCACCCCGGAACCATCGTCCATCGTCGATGCGTACGCCATGATCAAGACCATTCGAATGATGCGCCCTGACGCCGTGTTCAGGTTGATTGTCAACATGGCGACAAACGACCAGCAGGGGCGGGCCGTCGCAGGAAAGCTGATAACGGTGTCCCAGCAGTACCTCGGTCACAAACTGCATTATCTGGGATATGTCCCGCGCGA includes the following:
- a CDS encoding IPT/TIG domain-containing protein, whose amino-acid sequence is MEKRIAMGNMKRLSLIVLPGAVLGFVLAAGLAPSLLATGGRVAAAEAASAIAISVDGMTPMAERYEMPVGSEQGFSVLSMAGESPAGLLRVGEAEWSLATQGGAALEAVRGEFVATVRADAPGEADLFVATSDGLSDMVTLVFTELKPAAPAEDEALSSVTVVQPPAGSILYIPGEGATAVTAVARTDAPDDTASVVFAWPDRAAPAGTFEDSNGAPYVATIPDVSGTTTFDVEAFGAGAAAPVTATGAWQVAIATDTNRDGFPDAPFGLSLSAGDAWVYSPAGPGGVNIVMVGLPSGPAGEDAGAVAEGLFPVTVRGAAGLYEIGVPRNLLNENETGILVVGEAPELTTLLGAGLAALVPSLPGEASALLSSVLLVDVLVQQDGSSTWASIAAGRLVDNPLSFTGYDISGISASTNARLYTFGAWVADGGAPNGPHVLIPAGAAWMQALGSVALDTGTFSAELMGAGLVGLFETSSLINITNINNMAIGGAQDYAIGGGTLEITVENMAGVSAGGVAVTIGGQAAPVTSVAGNVITAVVPRAADLETPVHSAAADVRVEILATGESDEVPKGFTYLGPEVVSLAPADGPATGGTQVVLEGSGFDSNGTEVSFGGAALLAGFVTPNALVGTTSASDPGMVDVEMLTANNFTGGIANAYTYAPSAAPVRSPFFSGGASLTIDAAILTASPDAGASGSPDGGPLSHEGRNVVLTGQGFTGVSALTLVFGDGAVATLAEGTDFVAEDDGRIVLRIAPARLAELRKEAGLDEALPAGSVTLIAETAAGTATIEDAFAAGAAEGELAVTGISPDGAWVIGGLVAEITGQNFGGPEAMTAAFEYAAPIAGAGDRDAFAAESVTVPLEILTGAAYPNSSTKLYVRIPALPGVTDAWPASVAVDRLLVTKDGTGEASLSKQGGEEGAPLFTYYRWRRDANGVTTTAFYYDNAPGATDRQIVLDSGASAAALSIPPLAGGFFDSGRGDSPEHVYVLARAGHDEKAFGTIDFADLPGAPIADAWVFDIHLYTDAAAAPANGILYQEIAPEFAVPADTDGTQVEPARLTIPMDATQLTAGDIRAGTVTVYGQPCSLGDLSAPYAASATSPNGESVYHSTVLESFGGMPEFFPDAAPAADEQAVEHVRARLYGFGAVTLRQGDAAPPEPVLTSARLVSGGSAQGSLEGGTEIVVFGAGLGWIKTVEFGGGDKALKLAAISGDGDNEFAVRVVSPEVSSPGAVDIRITTVAGKQAVLKNAFVYKDTTTSVVTLLLGLGVALIGLFSGGQGGGGGGPCFIATAAYGTPLDGHIEVLRTVRDTYLLDSALGTAFVDAYYSVSPQVASAVAKSPVLTALVRIALVPVIAFCRLVMAMPHFTAGAAMLAMAGVALRRMRRRVRKT
- the fliQ gene encoding flagellar biosynthesis protein FliQ, whose amino-acid sequence is MTVDTIVNLAQQAMLVTLLTAAPMLLSGMLIGLLISIFQSVTQIQEITLTFVPKIVVVLVAFVVFLPWMIGVVMGFVQPLIGNFNELVL
- the fliR gene encoding flagellar biosynthetic protein FliR, encoding MLFEAEVFKVFVLVMIRISGLMVSAPVLGSANFPARAKIGLAALIAFLVTPTIAQLHEPLGDDYLTLGLAATFELAIGLLMGFFMTLVFAAVQVAGQMIDMLSGFSLMNVFNPALETQVPIFGFFLYIVAALYLLAIDGHLLMIRAIVRTFETMPLGEATMRPEVLGQLSRWGSLMFVDGLLIAAPVGGALLLAYVTMGLMGRVVPQIHLFVVGFPFTIALALLITALFIGVYIELLDRMFHQMFQGVSMLVRGVT
- the flhB gene encoding flagellar biosynthesis protein FlhB, with the protein product MPEQTGGEKVLPPSARKITKAREEGRVARSQDLSSAWSLFVALLALYFLGSGIAAGMVSVTRHYFGETTTLVRELDNPQWVALDALAHMARFLLPFMVILLAGGLAMNLLQVGFLFAPAALKPNLEKLNPFTGFQKFFNVRSLVELAKSVFKLAAISLIVYATFRSRWQDILSWPGLTPVGIVSAMASLIGLVWLRVVLAMLVLGILDYGYQRWQYLQELRMTVQEAREEAREIEGDPRIRQRIRHIQRQMAMQRMMREVPKADVVVTNPVRFAVALRYNAREMEVPVVTAKGARLLAERIREIAMEHNVPIVQKPELARMLYRTIEVGQPVPENLFVAVAEVLAFVFEIDRRAEKIRERAGILNVFRRQRAAS
- the flhA gene encoding flagellar biosynthesis protein FlhA, whose translation is MAVVPQEMGQTRWSFARNQDIILAVAVMGVLAVLVIPIPTPLLDMLLAINISLSVVVLLTAIYLQHPVDFAVFPSLLLMLTLFRLSLNVAATRLILSQANAGAIINAFGSFVTSGSYIVGMIIFVILIVIQLVVITRGATRISEVAARFTLDAMPGKQMGVDADLNAGLITEDQARSRRRRIEQEADFYGAMDGATKFVRGDAIAGVIITLVNIIGGLIIGVLMQGYTLSEAAQIYTQLTVGDGLVSQIPALIVSMAAGLIVTRTATQENLGVDIGAQLGAYPRALGIAAGLLVLFAVVPGMPTIPFMVVGVVLAILSYQTRKAIFRRAALKEARELAKEEPGPEKAPERAEHLLPVDPLKIELGYGLIALADPKQGGDLLNRIQIIRQQMATRMGFIVPVVRIVDNMRLRPNEYRVKLREAEIARYEMVPDHFLAMNPGIVEEEITGIPTTEPAFGLQAVWVSAENRDRAERMGYTIVEPSAVLATHLTELITAHAPELLSRQDVQNLVNVVRESASTVVEELVPTILTLGEIQKVLQNLLRERVSIRNLETILEVLADFGPRTRDAEVLTEYARQALARQICAEFADEQNALHLVTLAPELEREILEAVRRSETGEYIPLAPARADEIARNTVRAVQPLVLSGQDPIVLTSASVRRYFRRIVERFLPRIVVLSYNEIDPAVRLDSEGQVNG
- the flhF gene encoding flagellar biosynthesis protein FlhF, coding for MDKETQGFHKFRAPTFEEALRQVRSILGESAVVLRTTQVKEGGLFGFFGEPLIELTVAGAPAATPEPGGRIELHSRPPSPVERRYKAHSPMGSDQRVRDTVEFCRELVNKTQSRAEARRERPDAPVRRPVTLDTAARSEPSVRHTKLADGFRFKREEQPRPERRTPSALTSEGNAAIAPSRFTRLHGKPSGTNGDTARDDVRELLRVLEGGSSSAGLPTELAPHYRRLIEAGVSPGLAASLLGATVKGCNVGVLRDERVLRERLRLELRLRVAVKGGISVGRDGCAVVALAGPTGVGKTTTLAKLAAQFAVRERHQVAFVTADTYRVAAPDQLRVYADIIGLRMKVVNEPAEMRAAIKELRGYDLVLIDTAGSSPFNCGQLDELQRMMEAAEPSEILLAAAANTPLDDLRHIWENFGRIGPTSLVFTKIDETRRFGAMYSVAMETGLPLSYLSVGQNVPDDIVLAEPAMVANLVLEGRDRSGRSSRTAS
- a CDS encoding P-loop NTPase yields the protein MADQAEQLREYVRGSKQQARVLAVTSGKGGVGKTGTSVNLAIALAMRKKEVVVLDADLGLANVEVLLGLNSLYNLQHVIHGERSMLEVLVEGPGGIKIIPGSSGIAKLADLGPNARQRIIDGLQGLQEHADFIIVDTMAGISQNAAGFAAAADEILLVVTPEPSSIVDAYAMIKTIRMMRPDAVFRLIVNMATNDQQGRAVAGKLITVSQQYLGHKLHYLGYVPRDPHVSHGVMQAVPFMVKYPAAPASKAIETLADRVISQREAASSGGIGFFRRFAETLGLASNG